The following are from one region of the uncultured Hyphomonas sp. genome:
- a CDS encoding aldehyde dehydrogenase family protein, with amino-acid sequence MTDFNSDYRMLINGELVSAEEAFDVVNPATGKAFANAPRASEANLDLAVTAASSAFRDWKDVPVEERKALLRKAGDLIMAHADQLASLFTKEQGRPAHLAREEVLGAGFWFHATADLDLPVDVTEDTDERRIEVHHVPLGVVCGIVPWNFPMLLASWKIAPALLTGNTVVVKPSPYTPLCTLKLGELLQEVFPPGVLNVISGGDELGPWMTAHKGFAKISFTGSTATGKRVMESAARDLKRVTLELGGNDAAIVLGDVDPAKVAEPLFTGAFSNTAQICVATKRLYVHDDIYDEVRDRIVSLVKSASVGDGSEQGIQFGPVQNKAQYERVKDLLQSARDAGLTLHQADPVEGEGYFVPFTIVDNPPEDARVVKEEAFGPVLPMMRFSDIDDVVKRANDSEYGLAGAVWSSDIDKAVEVASRLETGTVWINQNLQSTPRTPLSGHKHSGVGVENGIYGLMEFTQPKAIYIPKSAGGVI; translated from the coding sequence AGACTACCGGATGCTCATCAATGGTGAACTGGTTTCTGCCGAGGAGGCGTTTGACGTTGTGAACCCGGCGACGGGAAAAGCTTTTGCGAACGCGCCGAGGGCCTCTGAAGCCAACCTCGATTTGGCTGTGACCGCTGCGTCGAGTGCTTTTCGCGATTGGAAAGACGTGCCGGTTGAAGAGCGCAAGGCCCTGTTGCGTAAGGCGGGCGATCTCATCATGGCTCATGCCGACCAACTGGCCAGCCTCTTTACAAAGGAGCAGGGGCGCCCGGCACATCTCGCGCGGGAAGAAGTCTTGGGGGCCGGGTTCTGGTTCCACGCAACCGCTGATCTCGACCTTCCCGTGGATGTAACAGAAGATACGGATGAACGCCGCATTGAAGTCCACCACGTTCCTTTGGGCGTCGTTTGCGGCATTGTGCCCTGGAACTTTCCAATGCTGCTTGCGAGTTGGAAAATTGCACCGGCACTGCTCACGGGCAATACGGTTGTGGTCAAACCTTCTCCTTACACGCCGCTTTGCACACTGAAGCTCGGTGAGTTGCTGCAGGAAGTATTTCCGCCGGGCGTACTCAATGTGATTTCCGGTGGGGATGAGCTGGGTCCGTGGATGACGGCGCATAAAGGGTTCGCGAAGATCTCGTTCACGGGCTCGACGGCGACTGGCAAGAGGGTCATGGAGTCAGCCGCGCGTGACCTGAAACGCGTCACGCTGGAGCTTGGAGGCAACGACGCTGCGATCGTGTTGGGTGATGTCGATCCGGCGAAGGTGGCGGAGCCTCTCTTCACTGGGGCGTTTTCAAATACAGCGCAGATCTGCGTGGCAACGAAACGACTTTATGTGCATGACGACATCTATGATGAGGTCCGTGACCGGATCGTGTCGTTGGTAAAGTCTGCCTCTGTTGGCGATGGAAGCGAACAGGGCATCCAGTTCGGGCCGGTCCAGAATAAGGCCCAGTATGAGCGGGTGAAGGACTTATTGCAGAGTGCGCGCGATGCAGGCCTGACACTTCATCAGGCGGACCCCGTGGAAGGTGAAGGTTACTTCGTTCCGTTCACGATTGTGGACAATCCGCCTGAAGATGCCCGTGTCGTCAAGGAAGAGGCGTTCGGCCCGGTCCTGCCTATGATGCGGTTCAGCGATATCGACGATGTCGTGAAGCGGGCGAACGACTCTGAATACGGACTGGCTGGCGCTGTGTGGTCGTCCGACATCGACAAGGCAGTGGAAGTCGCTTCGCGACTCGAAACCGGCACCGTCTGGATAAACCAGAACCTGCAATCCACGCCGAGGACGCCACTGTCTGGCCATAAGCATTCCGGTGTTGGCGTAGAGAACGGCATTTACGGTCTGATGGAATTCACCCAGCCCAAAGCCATATATATCCCGAAATCTGCTGGGGGCGTTATTTAG